A portion of the Sulfuricurvum kujiense DSM 16994 genome contains these proteins:
- a CDS encoding MotE family protein has translation MKLIWSLAVVMIGGLYGAPATKSYECTKIFEDRKNELLVELERIDEQKQSLDSLKRATEDLLRKKEAMVQGKDMKVDQKLSEIRAKEESIKKMLDENKKVLEQIKQLKSDKVSQTFAKMKPAASAQILSQMPASDAADIMSTLNSKVVGQILAKMDPKKGSEITDKLRKLPEPPK, from the coding sequence ATGAAACTAATTTGGAGCTTAGCAGTAGTGATGATCGGGGGGCTTTACGGTGCACCCGCAACAAAGTCGTATGAATGTACCAAGATTTTTGAAGACCGCAAAAATGAGCTGCTGGTCGAATTGGAGCGGATTGACGAGCAGAAACAGTCTCTCGATTCTCTAAAACGGGCAACGGAAGACCTTTTGCGCAAAAAAGAGGCGATGGTTCAGGGAAAAGACATGAAAGTCGATCAAAAACTCTCAGAGATCAGAGCCAAAGAAGAGTCGATTAAAAAAATGCTGGATGAAAATAAAAAAGTTTTGGAACAAATCAAACAGCTTAAATCCGATAAAGTCTCTCAAACATTCGCAAAAATGAAACCCGCTGCATCGGCACAAATCCTTTCTCAGATGCCCGCCTCCGATGCTGCAGATATTATGAGTACACTCAATAGCAAGGTCGTCGGGCAGATATTGGCGAAGATGGATCCGAAAAAAGGGTCGGAAATTACCGATAAATTGCGAAAACTGCCGGAGCCTCCTAAGTAA
- the rdgB gene encoding RdgB/HAM1 family non-canonical purine NTP pyrophosphatase translates to MKIVLATSNKGKVREIIELLHDREVFPYTDLIEGFEIVEDGESFKANALIKARAVYSALGDENAIVVADDSGISVDALDGAPGIYSARYGGEGASDRDNLLKLVEALKEKGLSTSPAHYTAAIAIVSREGESCVHGWMHGDVITELRGENGFGYDPIFIPSGYDQTLGELPNDIKKGLSHRSKALELAKILIDQIKFLRSHAGSAATK, encoded by the coding sequence ATGAAAATCGTTTTGGCAACGTCAAACAAAGGGAAAGTCCGAGAAATAATCGAGCTTCTTCATGATCGGGAAGTGTTCCCTTATACCGATCTGATCGAGGGATTTGAGATTGTCGAAGACGGCGAGTCGTTTAAAGCCAATGCATTGATCAAAGCCCGCGCCGTATATTCGGCGCTGGGGGATGAAAATGCGATTGTCGTCGCCGATGACAGCGGGATCAGCGTCGATGCATTGGACGGTGCTCCGGGGATTTACAGTGCCCGTTACGGCGGCGAGGGGGCAAGCGATCGGGATAACCTCCTCAAACTTGTCGAAGCGTTAAAAGAAAAAGGGTTGAGTACTTCACCCGCCCATTATACGGCGGCGATAGCAATCGTATCGCGTGAAGGGGAGAGCTGTGTTCACGGATGGATGCACGGGGATGTTATCACGGAATTACGAGGTGAGAACGGGTTCGGATACGATCCGATTTTTATACCGAGCGGATACGATCAAACCTTGGGCGAATTGCCGAACGATATTAAAAAAGGGCTTTCGCACCGTTCCAAAGCGTTGGAGTTAGCGAAAATTTTGATCGATCAGATTAAGTTTTTACGCTCTCATGCCGGAAGTGCTGCCACAAAATAG
- a CDS encoding flagellar export protein FliJ, which yields MSKSRYEPLVKLKKKSLDSAERALIGANNELASATDKLKFSYEELSRMTLPTQGSVGEFTQATAMIHAQHQTIEQCQNKVQVAKFNQHQMRERYKAAMIDFEKFKYLEIQEMKARLKHLKAQEAKMLDEIGTMIYKKEEE from the coding sequence ATGAGCAAGTCGCGTTACGAGCCTTTGGTCAAACTCAAAAAAAAGAGTTTAGACAGTGCCGAACGCGCACTCATCGGTGCCAATAACGAACTTGCCTCCGCCACCGACAAGCTCAAATTTTCGTATGAAGAACTCTCACGTATGACACTGCCGACACAAGGTTCAGTCGGCGAATTTACCCAAGCAACCGCAATGATCCATGCACAGCATCAGACAATCGAGCAGTGCCAAAACAAGGTACAAGTCGCGAAGTTCAATCAGCATCAGATGCGGGAACGTTATAAGGCGGCAATGATCGATTTTGAAAAGTTTAAATATTTGGAAATCCAGGAGATGAAAGCCCGTCTCAAACATCTCAAAGCACAAGAGGCTAAAATGCTGGATGAAATCGGTACTATGATCTATAAAAAAGAGGAAGAATGA
- a CDS encoding undecaprenyl-diphosphate phosphatase, whose translation MTLFDALILGALEGVTEFLPISSTGHLILASQLLGLEQTNAHKAFEVSIQLGSILAVLFLYAKRLLQDKMLWLKIGVAFLPAGALGFLFYKQIKALFGVETVSIMLIAGGIVFLLFEFLRRNKPIDSGKDISELSFKEAFTIGVFQSLSMIPGTSRSGATLIGGLIMGLSRKSAAEFSFLLAIPTMIIATAYDLLKHRSEMVVDDYFMLSVAFITAFVFALATVKLFVAFVSRHTFTPFAIYRIIVGIIFFYFVAALPA comes from the coding sequence ATGACACTATTTGACGCATTGATCCTCGGCGCACTCGAAGGGGTCACCGAATTTCTCCCTATCTCTTCTACGGGTCATCTTATTTTGGCTTCGCAGCTATTGGGGCTGGAGCAGACCAACGCCCACAAAGCGTTCGAGGTCTCGATTCAATTGGGAAGCATTCTTGCCGTTTTATTTTTGTATGCAAAGCGGCTCCTTCAAGACAAAATGCTGTGGCTTAAAATCGGTGTCGCTTTTTTACCGGCAGGTGCTTTGGGATTTTTGTTTTACAAGCAGATTAAAGCGCTCTTCGGAGTCGAAACGGTCAGCATTATGCTGATTGCCGGAGGGATCGTATTTTTGCTGTTTGAGTTTCTTCGCCGCAATAAGCCCATCGATTCGGGAAAAGATATCTCCGAACTCAGTTTCAAAGAGGCCTTTACCATCGGAGTGTTTCAAAGCCTCTCTATGATCCCCGGTACCAGCCGCTCAGGCGCTACCCTCATCGGCGGATTGATTATGGGGCTTAGCCGTAAAAGTGCGGCGGAGTTTTCGTTTCTCCTCGCTATCCCCACGATGATCATCGCTACCGCGTACGATCTGCTCAAACATCGCAGCGAAATGGTGGTGGATGACTATTTCATGCTCTCGGTAGCGTTTATTACGGCATTCGTCTTTGCCCTCGCGACGGTCAAACTTTTCGTCGCATTTGTCAGCCGTCACACCTTTACCCCGTTTGCGATTTACCGCATTATCGTAGGGATAATCTTTTTCTATTTTGTGGCAGCACTTCCGGCATGA
- a CDS encoding DUF507 family protein, whose translation MKVSLTHVPHIATRIAVDLSRSGLVTMTKGLESTAKEAEKVLAANIKKEIALEEKVKEIVNANEEQIDFYLADERQLFFMIKKKLAPQYGVVLSYEDRYSDIAHQILDELYEEDLINYDVSENRIKNIIYDAITGSIADSSEIEAAVFQKIKSYKRNLIPGTDEYEIVYEKLYKDELLRRGMA comes from the coding sequence ATGAAGGTTTCACTGACACACGTACCCCATATCGCGACGCGTATTGCTGTCGATCTCAGCCGAAGCGGCTTGGTTACTATGACCAAAGGTCTCGAGAGCACCGCAAAAGAGGCTGAAAAGGTTTTGGCCGCCAATATCAAAAAAGAGATCGCTTTGGAAGAGAAGGTCAAAGAGATCGTTAATGCCAATGAAGAGCAGATCGATTTTTATCTAGCCGATGAACGGCAACTCTTTTTTATGATCAAAAAGAAATTGGCACCGCAGTACGGCGTCGTCCTCTCGTACGAAGACCGTTATTCGGATATTGCGCATCAAATTCTTGATGAGTTGTACGAAGAAGATTTGATTAATTACGACGTGAGTGAAAACCGTATCAAAAATATTATTTACGATGCGATTACCGGCTCTATCGCCGATTCCAGCGAAATCGAAGCGGCGGTATTCCAAAAAATTAAAAGCTATAAACGAAACCTTATTCCGGGAACCGACGAATATGAAATCGTTTATGAAAAACTCTATAAAGATGAACTGCTCAGACGGGGGATGGCATAA
- the glp gene encoding gephyrin-like molybdotransferase Glp encodes MISYETSQNMISLLGLGDVRSERIFLTHALGRILAEDIVADSDYPSHPTSAMDGYAILHSDQEAYESLEILGDNPAGADEVGGVMSGACIKTFTGSLMPKGADTLIPIENVRVEGSVIIIEKPVPNGFAVRPVGESYREGEVLIAKGTKLGFAQIGVLAGINRVMVHVAQRPRVAIIATGSEILDIGEVARHAGQIRSSNSYTLQALANQLGAQSVQMGIVGDDKAAIMERFEEAIHSCDIVVSTGGVSVGDYDFVKHIVPKLGAEVIFKGVNIKPGQHVMVAQRGSKFIVSLPGFAYSSTVTFILYAAPLIARMLGVENPYDVIEATLKVPFAKRSNKSEFTACNLTFEEGRYWVDFEGKKTGSSAILTNLLGDAGLMICGEEDGDLEAGTLVRVIKL; translated from the coding sequence ATGATTTCGTATGAAACCTCTCAAAACATGATCAGTCTTCTCGGTCTCGGGGATGTCCGAAGCGAACGGATTTTTTTGACCCATGCATTGGGGCGGATTTTAGCGGAAGATATCGTTGCTGACAGTGATTATCCGAGTCATCCGACGTCGGCGATGGACGGTTATGCGATCCTTCACAGCGATCAGGAAGCGTATGAATCGTTAGAGATTTTGGGTGATAACCCAGCCGGTGCCGATGAAGTCGGCGGGGTTATGAGCGGAGCGTGCATCAAGACGTTTACCGGCTCACTCATGCCTAAGGGAGCTGATACCCTTATCCCGATCGAGAATGTCCGTGTAGAGGGATCTGTGATCATTATCGAAAAACCTGTCCCTAACGGTTTCGCCGTCCGTCCGGTCGGTGAGAGCTACCGCGAGGGGGAAGTGCTCATTGCCAAAGGGACAAAACTTGGCTTTGCCCAGATCGGTGTTTTGGCGGGGATCAACCGTGTTATGGTTCACGTCGCTCAGCGCCCCCGCGTTGCAATTATCGCAACGGGGAGCGAAATTCTCGATATCGGCGAAGTCGCACGCCACGCCGGACAGATCCGAAGTTCCAACAGCTATACCCTGCAGGCATTAGCCAATCAGCTCGGGGCCCAGAGTGTGCAGATGGGGATCGTTGGGGATGACAAAGCGGCCATAATGGAGCGGTTCGAAGAGGCGATCCATTCATGCGACATCGTGGTGAGTACGGGAGGGGTGAGTGTCGGCGATTACGATTTCGTCAAACATATTGTCCCCAAACTCGGTGCCGAAGTGATCTTTAAAGGGGTCAATATCAAACCGGGTCAGCACGTGATGGTGGCGCAGCGGGGATCAAAGTTTATCGTCTCTCTGCCGGGGTTTGCCTACTCCTCAACCGTTACCTTTATCCTTTACGCCGCACCGCTGATTGCCCGTATGCTAGGAGTCGAAAATCCCTACGATGTGATCGAAGCGACGCTCAAAGTACCGTTTGCGAAGCGCTCCAACAAGAGCGAATTTACTGCGTGTAATTTGACGTTTGAAGAGGGACGTTACTGGGTCGATTTTGAGGGGAAAAAGACGGGAAGTTCCGCGATTTTGACCAATCTGCTCGGGGATGCGGGATTGATGATCTGCGGCGAAGAGGACGGAGATTTGGAAGCGGGGACACTCGTTAGAGTTATCAAGCTGTAA
- a CDS encoding pyridoxal-phosphate-dependent aminotransferase family protein yields MLLFTPGPTPVPESVRIAMAGETLHHRTPEFEAIFERTRALLFELLGMDEVLMLASSGTGAMEGAVINLAHSKLLSINSGKFGERFGKIAVAHGIANVEIKHEWDTPATVEEVQAALNANPDIDAIAIQICESAGGLRHSVEAIASAVKAHNPAIMVIADGITAVGVEKIDVTNIDCLISGSQKALMLPPGLAIMGLSNAAIEKIGSGKGYYFNLATEIKNQRKNTTAWTAATTLTIGLEAVLNRIKAEGGLDKLYADTARRAKATREAMKAIGLSIYPTNPADSMTTVGDVEAKKIRSTLKEFDVNVAGGQDHIKDSIFRINHMGLIAPYEACWAANAVELALAKMGRRAYDGTANRVFNTVYFGL; encoded by the coding sequence ATGTTACTTTTTACCCCCGGACCGACCCCGGTACCTGAGTCTGTACGTATCGCTATGGCTGGTGAGACGCTTCACCACCGTACTCCTGAGTTTGAAGCGATTTTTGAACGCACACGTGCACTGTTATTTGAATTGCTTGGAATGGATGAGGTGTTGATGCTTGCCTCTTCGGGAACCGGTGCGATGGAGGGGGCGGTGATCAATTTGGCTCACTCCAAACTCCTCTCGATCAACTCGGGAAAATTCGGCGAGCGTTTCGGGAAAATCGCCGTAGCTCACGGGATTGCCAACGTTGAGATTAAGCACGAATGGGACACCCCCGCTACTGTGGAAGAAGTCCAAGCAGCTCTAAACGCTAATCCGGATATTGACGCGATCGCGATTCAAATCTGCGAAAGTGCGGGGGGATTGCGCCACAGTGTCGAAGCGATTGCCAGCGCGGTAAAAGCACATAATCCGGCTATTATGGTCATTGCAGACGGTATTACGGCGGTCGGTGTCGAGAAAATCGACGTAACCAATATCGACTGTCTGATCTCAGGGAGCCAAAAAGCGCTGATGCTTCCTCCGGGGCTTGCTATTATGGGATTATCCAATGCGGCAATTGAGAAAATCGGAAGCGGCAAAGGGTATTATTTCAACCTCGCTACCGAGATCAAAAATCAGCGCAAAAATACAACGGCGTGGACGGCGGCAACGACATTGACTATCGGTTTGGAGGCGGTATTAAACCGTATCAAAGCTGAAGGGGGACTCGATAAACTCTACGCTGATACGGCACGCCGCGCGAAAGCGACCCGTGAGGCGATGAAGGCGATCGGCCTTTCCATCTATCCAACCAATCCGGCCGATTCGATGACGACGGTAGGGGACGTCGAAGCGAAAAAAATCCGCTCAACTCTCAAGGAATTCGATGTGAACGTTGCGGGTGGACAAGATCATATCAAAGATTCAATTTTCCGTATCAACCACATGGGGCTGATTGCACCGTACGAAGCGTGTTGGGCAGCGAATGCGGTGGAACTGGCATTGGCTAAGATGGGACGCCGCGCTTATGACGGAACCGCGAACCGCGTGTTTAACACCGTCTATTTCGGGCTTTGA
- a CDS encoding MFS transporter, whose translation MFKTVLPLSAILSLRFFGLFLVLPVLSAYALGLEGATPFLIGIIVGGYALTQAIFQVPFGVMSDKIGRKPTLLLGLVIFLVGSIICAVSTDIYTLMAGRFLQGAGAIGAVIPAMISDLVNEESRGKAMALMGGTIAMSFAAAMALGPVIAAGFGFSSLFWIAAVLSIVSMIVLFTNVPTPPRIRHIYHSSTTTKDILKDPNLLSMIITNGMQKGLMTVSFVLIPILLIKPEYGFLWDKKDLWQAFIPAMVMGLLAMGPAAVFGEKYNKPREIFLISIVLFIVAFTLMGFATKGWEFVVGVVSFFMAFNMMEPLVQSMISKFAKVHQKGAALGIANGFAYFMTFVGGAVAGIALQYSTRETLAIGLIIVSALWLLWTFKMSNPHRYSHLYISMDHVDMEKLNALEHEHIAEWFINETENIVAVKYRKSLIEEEAIKAQIAK comes from the coding sequence GTGTTTAAAACGGTTCTCCCCCTCTCCGCGATTCTATCGCTTCGATTCTTCGGTCTATTTCTCGTTCTTCCGGTTCTCTCTGCTTATGCCCTGGGTCTCGAAGGCGCTACCCCGTTTCTTATCGGAATAATTGTCGGCGGATATGCTCTGACGCAGGCTATTTTCCAGGTGCCGTTCGGAGTCATGAGCGATAAAATCGGCCGTAAACCGACACTCTTGCTCGGACTCGTTATTTTCTTGGTCGGATCGATCATCTGTGCGGTGAGCACCGATATCTACACGCTTATGGCGGGTCGCTTTTTGCAGGGTGCCGGAGCAATCGGTGCCGTCATCCCCGCCATGATCAGCGATCTGGTCAATGAAGAGTCACGAGGCAAAGCGATGGCACTCATGGGAGGAACCATCGCAATGAGCTTTGCCGCCGCCATGGCATTAGGTCCCGTTATTGCCGCAGGATTCGGATTCTCGTCTTTGTTTTGGATCGCAGCCGTTTTGTCGATTGTATCGATGATCGTCCTCTTTACCAACGTTCCGACCCCTCCGCGCATCCGTCACATCTACCATTCATCCACCACCACCAAAGACATCTTAAAAGATCCGAATCTCCTGAGTATGATTATCACGAACGGGATGCAAAAAGGGTTGATGACCGTCTCTTTCGTCCTTATCCCTATTCTTCTTATCAAGCCCGAATACGGCTTTTTGTGGGACAAAAAAGATCTCTGGCAGGCGTTTATCCCGGCGATGGTTATGGGGCTTTTAGCCATGGGGCCTGCCGCTGTTTTCGGAGAAAAGTACAATAAACCGCGCGAAATATTTTTGATTTCGATCGTCCTTTTTATCGTAGCTTTTACCCTTATGGGATTCGCAACCAAAGGGTGGGAATTCGTCGTCGGTGTGGTGAGCTTCTTCATGGCATTTAACATGATGGAGCCGCTGGTACAATCGATGATCTCCAAATTTGCCAAAGTACACCAAAAAGGTGCGGCACTCGGTATCGCCAACGGGTTTGCCTATTTTATGACGTTTGTCGGCGGAGCCGTCGCCGGTATCGCATTGCAGTATTCAACCCGTGAAACGTTGGCTATCGGACTGATTATTGTAAGTGCGTTGTGGTTGCTATGGACCTTTAAAATGTCCAACCCTCACCGCTATTCCCATCTGTATATCTCGATGGATCACGTGGACATGGAGAAATTAAACGCACTGGAACATGAACATATCGCGGAATGGTTTATCAATGAAACCGAGAACATCGTTGCGGTCAAGTACCGTAAATCGCTGATTGAAGAAGAGGCGATTAAAGCACAAATTGCAAAATAA
- a CDS encoding OmpA/MotB family protein: MSSLPQKKHHHKEDYWISLSDMMTSLMMLFLLISVIYMIKVQDSVKVPQIYKETTQGLNHALKKEFDKDLMKWGAVIDKDLTVRFQQPDILFATGSSALTPRFKEILDDFFIRYLKIMMSKPFINNIEEIRIEGHTSSMWEGESDRGKAYFKNMTLSQERTRATLEYIMTSDKINLTGEQKEWLMRHFSAIGFSSGHPLTNKGTYLVDGESEDSQLSQRVEFRVRTNIERKVADIVEK; this comes from the coding sequence ATGAGCAGCCTACCGCAAAAAAAACACCATCACAAAGAAGATTACTGGATCAGTCTGAGCGATATGATGACTTCGCTGATGATGCTCTTTTTACTGATCTCCGTCATCTATATGATCAAAGTCCAAGATAGCGTTAAAGTTCCCCAAATCTACAAAGAGACGACCCAAGGACTTAATCATGCCCTCAAAAAAGAGTTCGATAAAGATCTGATGAAATGGGGAGCCGTCATCGACAAAGATTTAACGGTACGTTTTCAACAGCCCGATATACTCTTTGCAACCGGATCATCCGCCCTCACCCCAAGATTCAAAGAAATTTTGGATGATTTTTTTATCCGATATTTGAAAATAATGATGTCAAAGCCATTTATCAACAATATTGAAGAGATCAGGATTGAGGGGCATACCTCCTCTATGTGGGAAGGTGAATCCGACCGGGGAAAAGCCTATTTTAAAAATATGACCCTTTCTCAAGAACGGACGCGGGCTACTTTGGAATACATCATGACGTCCGATAAAATCAATCTAACGGGAGAGCAAAAAGAGTGGCTGATGAGACATTTCAGCGCTATCGGATTTTCTTCGGGTCACCCTTTAACCAACAAAGGGACATACCTTGTTGATGGAGAAAGCGAAGATTCTCAGTTATCCCAAAGGGTAGAATTCAGAGTTCGGACCAACATTGAACGTAAAGTCGCCGATATAGTAGAAAAATAA
- a CDS encoding adenylosuccinate synthase, producing the protein MKADLIVGIQWGDEGKGKIVDLLAQKYDVVARYQGGHNAGHTIVVDGKTHALHLIPSGILNPKAINIIGNGVVVSPEALIKEMKQFDNLLGRLFVSESAHMILTFHTLIDQAKEKLRGEKAIGTTGRGIGPAYSEKIARAGFRLGELRDVETLTNRVMEYFVQNKAIFEALVIALPSREELLAELNVYAEKLVPFLANTTQMAWKMMDEGKKILLEGAQGTMLDIDHGTYPYVTSSSTISAGACTGLGVNPKDIGKVTGIVKAYCTRVGNGPFPTEDHGEIGERLRKAGHEFGTTTGRPRRCGWFDAVACRYASRLNGCDDLSIMKLDVLDGFDEIQVCIGYEVNGEVIDYLPLDLENVKPVYKTFPGWDKTEGVRRFEDLPVTAQEYLRAIEELTQTKIGMISTSPDRNDTITL; encoded by the coding sequence ATGAAAGCAGATTTGATTGTCGGTATTCAGTGGGGAGACGAAGGGAAAGGGAAAATTGTTGATTTGCTTGCGCAAAAATACGACGTTGTTGCCCGTTATCAGGGGGGACATAATGCCGGACATACCATCGTCGTTGACGGCAAAACCCATGCCCTCCACCTGATCCCATCAGGGATTTTGAACCCGAAAGCGATCAATATCATCGGAAACGGTGTCGTTGTCTCTCCCGAAGCGCTCATCAAAGAGATGAAGCAGTTTGATAATTTGCTCGGACGATTGTTTGTGAGCGAATCTGCCCATATGATTTTGACGTTTCACACCTTGATCGACCAAGCCAAAGAGAAACTCCGCGGCGAGAAAGCGATCGGTACGACTGGTCGCGGTATCGGGCCTGCCTACAGCGAAAAAATCGCCCGTGCGGGATTTCGTCTCGGAGAGCTTCGCGATGTTGAAACACTGACCAATCGTGTAATGGAATATTTTGTCCAAAACAAAGCCATTTTCGAAGCGTTGGTGATTGCGTTGCCGTCACGCGAAGAGCTATTAGCGGAGTTGAACGTGTATGCGGAAAAATTGGTTCCGTTTTTGGCAAATACGACCCAAATGGCATGGAAAATGATGGACGAAGGGAAGAAAATCCTCCTCGAAGGGGCGCAAGGGACGATGCTCGACATCGATCACGGAACCTATCCATACGTTACCAGTTCATCGACTATTTCGGCGGGTGCGTGTACGGGTCTCGGAGTCAATCCTAAGGACATCGGCAAAGTGACCGGGATCGTTAAAGCCTATTGTACGCGTGTCGGTAACGGCCCTTTCCCGACGGAAGATCACGGCGAGATCGGTGAGCGTCTGCGCAAAGCGGGACATGAATTCGGAACGACGACAGGACGTCCGCGCCGCTGCGGATGGTTTGACGCCGTAGCGTGCCGTTATGCAAGCCGCCTAAACGGGTGTGACGATCTCTCCATTATGAAACTCGATGTCTTGGACGGCTTCGATGAAATCCAAGTGTGTATCGGATATGAAGTGAACGGCGAAGTGATCGATTATCTTCCGCTTGATCTAGAGAACGTCAAACCGGTGTATAAAACGTTCCCTGGATGGGATAAAACCGAGGGTGTCCGCCGCTTTGAAGATCTTCCGGTAACGGCACAAGAATATCTTCGCGCCATCGAAGAGCTGACACAGACTAAAATCGGTATGATCTCAACATCACCGGATCGAAACGACACGATCACATTATAA
- a CDS encoding ATP phosphoribosyltransferase regulatory subunit: protein MVFEHEIPEGSKLYFAGAAKTKRLIETKASTLLSDAGFEEILTPLFSYHQHMSVCDQRELIRVNDSENHPISLRADSTIDVVRIVNKRLGGNTEHKKWFYIQPVYRYPADEQYQIGVEIIDEPNLSVALTQATRILKELKISPLLQISNINIPRILSEMLGLHLDDFRHVNIEKFLSLKIEWVTRLVYMQHASEIDAVVEIVPDAIKPELIKMKELCEGLEYPNVVVAPLYYAKMLYYDELFFRVIEGNEMYAMGGRYKSEETVSVGFAIYTDALIDALHQ from the coding sequence ATGGTTTTTGAACACGAAATCCCGGAAGGCTCAAAACTCTATTTTGCCGGCGCGGCAAAAACAAAACGGTTGATCGAAACCAAAGCGAGCACCCTCTTAAGTGATGCCGGGTTTGAAGAGATTTTAACCCCTCTTTTTTCGTATCATCAGCACATGAGCGTTTGTGATCAGCGTGAGCTTATCCGTGTAAACGACAGCGAAAACCATCCGATCAGCCTCCGCGCCGACTCGACGATCGACGTGGTACGTATTGTCAACAAACGCCTCGGCGGCAATACCGAACATAAAAAATGGTTCTATATCCAACCGGTCTACCGTTATCCGGCCGACGAGCAGTACCAAATCGGTGTCGAGATCATTGATGAGCCGAATCTCTCTGTTGCCCTTACTCAGGCAACCCGTATATTAAAAGAGTTGAAAATTTCGCCGTTATTGCAAATTTCAAACATTAATATCCCCCGCATCCTCTCAGAGATGCTGGGATTACATTTGGATGACTTTCGCCATGTGAACATCGAGAAATTTCTCTCTTTGAAAATTGAATGGGTGACGCGGTTGGTGTACATGCAGCATGCCAGCGAGATCGATGCGGTAGTCGAGATCGTCCCTGATGCGATCAAACCGGAATTGATCAAGATGAAAGAGCTGTGCGAAGGGCTGGAATACCCTAATGTGGTCGTCGCACCGCTTTATTACGCTAAAATGCTCTATTATGATGAGCTTTTTTTCCGCGTAATCGAAGGAAACGAAATGTACGCAATGGGCGGACGTTACAAAAGCGAAGAGACCGTATCGGTCGGTTTTGCCATTTACACCGATGCGTTGATTGACGCATTACACCAATAA
- the carA gene encoding glutamine-hydrolyzing carbamoyl-phosphate synthase small subunit, protein MRDVWIYLENGTYLSAKSFGADTTAVGEIVFNTSMSGYQEIITDPSYAGQFVTFTMPEIGNVGVNEEDMESTSAHCKGIIVRQYQKEYSNFRAEEALHTFLEKHGIIGICDIDTRFITKMLRTEGAMMMIASTQVSDKEELKQLLEKSPRIEEINYIEEVSTKTSYVHRNGIYDPFNFRYNDAPAPKARIAAIDFGVKRNILNELTEAGLEVEVLPNTFNADELIARYDAKEIDGVFLSNGPGDPLVLKKEQEEIKKLIERKIPLFGICLGHQLLSIAHGYDTHKLKFGHHGGNHPVKNVKTGMVEITAQNHNYNVPESVREIAEVTHINLFDNTIEGLRYNSGHVFSVQHHPESSPGPKESRYIFSEFLQLLQR, encoded by the coding sequence ATGCGTGATGTTTGGATTTATCTCGAAAACGGTACTTACCTGAGTGCCAAAAGTTTCGGTGCCGATACAACGGCTGTCGGCGAAATTGTTTTCAATACCTCTATGAGCGGTTATCAAGAGATTATTACCGATCCTTCGTATGCGGGGCAATTCGTCACCTTCACGATGCCTGAAATCGGTAATGTCGGCGTTAATGAAGAGGACATGGAAAGCACATCAGCTCACTGTAAAGGGATCATCGTCCGACAGTATCAAAAAGAGTATTCGAATTTTCGTGCCGAAGAAGCGCTGCATACCTTTTTAGAAAAACACGGCATCATCGGTATTTGCGATATCGATACCCGTTTTATCACCAAAATGCTCCGAACTGAGGGGGCGATGATGATGATAGCTTCGACACAGGTAAGCGACAAAGAGGAGTTAAAGCAGCTTCTTGAAAAATCTCCGCGCATCGAAGAGATCAACTATATCGAAGAGGTAAGTACCAAAACGTCATATGTCCACCGCAACGGGATTTACGATCCGTTTAACTTCCGTTACAACGACGCGCCTGCTCCGAAAGCGCGTATCGCGGCAATCGATTTCGGGGTCAAACGCAATATTCTCAACGAGCTTACCGAAGCGGGATTGGAAGTGGAAGTATTGCCGAACACGTTCAATGCCGATGAGCTGATCGCACGATATGATGCCAAAGAGATTGACGGCGTATTCCTCTCCAACGGTCCGGGAGATCCGCTTGTATTGAAAAAAGAGCAAGAAGAGATTAAAAAACTGATAGAGCGCAAAATCCCGCTGTTCGGTATCTGTCTGGGGCACCAGCTCCTCAGCATCGCTCACGGCTATGATACCCACAAACTGAAATTCGGACATCACGGCGGAAATCATCCGGTTAAAAACGTAAAAACGGGAATGGTTGAAATTACCGCACAAAATCATAATTATAATGTTCCCGAATCGGTACGCGAAATCGCCGAAGTGACCCATATTAACCTTTTTGACAATACGATCGAAGGACTTCGATATAACAGCGGACACGTTTTCTCGGTTCAACACCATCCTGAATCTAGTCCGGGTCCAAAAGAGAGCCGTTACATATTTAGCGAGTTCCTTCAGCTTTTACAGCGCTAA